The DNA region GCAATGATGCTTTGGCATAGACCAGCAGTTGTGCAATGCTCACGGCGAAAAATGACGAGAACAGCCAGTTGAAGCGAAACATGTTGTGGCCAAAGTTCCCGTTGAAAAGGAGCATGATAAGCGCCATGCTTGATGCCTTGCAGAGCCGCGAGAGCATGTCGAAATCCGGAGGGCTTGTTCCTGATGCTGTGTTGTACGTTTGAAGCGCGCGGAGCTTTCTGGTGTTGCGGCGTAAGGTCAGCCATGTGCAGGTTACAAAGGCGAAATATGCGAAAGCGCCCAACCCGCCCAGCTCGCCGAGGATCTGCCCATATAAGTTGTGCGCCTGAAAACCGTTCAAGGTGAACGTAGTGTTGTTTGGTCCGACTCCGAAAAGTGGGTGGGATGTAAAGAGGTCGATGCCATGCAAGAGGCCTTTGATGCGTCCTTCTGCCGAACTTTCGGCGGACTCGGCAGCCGGCGCCACGGAAGGATCTATGATGGAGAGAAAACGGAGCCGGTGCTTGTGAGGAGTGAACTGCCAACCGCCGATGACTACAATCACGGCCAGCAGGACCATGGCGAACTTGCGCTTGGCCTTGAGGGAAATCATGACCAGAAACAATAAGCCGGTGACGAGGCCGCTGCGCGAGCCTGTAAAAAGAATGGCGATGGGCGCGAGCAGGGCATAACCCAGTAGTGCGAGGCGCTGCCAACGAAAAGCGAGCCGTTGCCTGCCTGCAAAAGCCCAGACAAATGGCAGCGAGTAGCAGATTGAAGCAGCAAAGGAATTGGGGTCCCCGTTGGTTGAGTCGATGCCATACATTCGTGCAATGCCCATGCGGTACATGTATCGGCCATGGAAAAAGTATTCATTGGCCGATTTGCCCACGTATAACAGCATGGTTCCCAAAAAGGCCAAGGCGATCCGCCGTATCTGCCGCGGCTCGTGAATAGTGGATACCAACACGACATAGAATATGAGTGACTTGCTGTACTTCCATGTTGATTCAAAGGCGACTTGCGAGTGGGAAGAGAGAGCGCTGGAAAAGATGAGCACCAGGAAAAAGAAGAGAAGCCACATGTGAGCGGCGGTCATTGTAAACCGTTTGCGATTGTATACTAGAGCGCAAAGGACAAGGATAATCATGTAGATGCGCTCAAGATGAAAGCTTCCCAGGGCCGACCAGAATTCGTATGGTCTGAAGATGTAGAGGAACAGATAGCCGGAAACTATGTTGGCCATTGCCATGGGGCTCATCGGCGCACCTCCATGGCTGGCTCCGGAGCAGCGGGTTTTAATCTGAGCCGTTTTCGAATCAGTTGGGATGCAAACGCGCGCTCATGCCGATTCAGCGAAAGCGCCCAAGCAAGAGGGGCATACAGGGCAAAAGCGCCGGCCGTTGCTGCGAATAGAGTGGTATAGCTTGGAACGGAGGGTACTTGGGACAGCCACCACAATACTGCCGCGAACACGGTCAGGGGGAAAAGCACCCGGAGGTGGCAGCTTGTTATCAGTCTGCGCAGTGGGATATCGACTTGCGATTCGAGCCGGTAGAGGTACAAGCCCTGCTGGCAGATGGCCGACACCAAGCCGGCCAACGCAGGGCCGACAATGCCGAGCGCGGGGATCAGCGCGACTCCAAGCATGAGCGCAGCGATGGAGGTGCATGCGTTGGTGCGAACAAAAAAGGCGAGTGAGCCGCTGCCGAGAATGATTCTGCCAAAGAGTGGTTGCACGCCGTTTACAGCCATTTGAAGCGCCAGAATCATCACCACCGGGCCTGCGAGCTCGGCATACGTTGGATCGATCCATAGCTTCAAAAACATTGGCCCAAGAAAGAGAAGCATAATGTATATTGGACCAGTCACCAAAAGAAGGTAGCGAGAGTACTGAAGATACACTTCCTTGATGGCGTCCTTTTCGCCGCGCGCGGCCAGCTCGCTAAACAGGGGCATGAAGCTTGAGCTCAAAGCGTAGATCAGCTCTTGCGCATAGGCAGACAGTCTTTTTGCCACGGTGAAATATGCTGTCCAGGTTGTCGTAAGCAGCATGGAGACAGCCAGTGGCATGGCTGTTTCATTGAGGCGAGTGGCGGTCGAGGCCGTGAATATTCCAAAGCCGAATCTGCTGATTTCATGGATGCTTTCTCGTCCAATGAGCATCGGTGAGACTCGAAATCCGGAGTGGACTGCATGGCAGGTTAAAGCGAGGGCCAATGCTACTGATGCATCGAGCCCGAGTTTGAGCCAGGCCAGGCCAAGAAGCCCGAACCCGGCCTTGAGCAGTACCCACGTGGCGACAAGCCTCGTCAGCCCAATGCAGATATCGAGCTTGCCCCGCAGGTGGTATTGTTGCAGACCGAGCGTAATGCCGATGAAGACATTGCTGCAGAATACGAAGATTGCATTGACCCCGATCAGCCGGAGCAATGGAATCGCGACGTTCATCTCCTCTGGTTTACTCACGATGTAATGCATGAAGTGTGGCAGAACGAACCAGCAGCACATGAAGGTCCCGATACCGAGAAGAACGAAGAACACAACAGCGGTTGATGCAATGGAGTTGAGCCTGTCGGTGTCTTCTCTGCCCTTGTAGTGCGCGACCAGCTTCATGGTCGCCTGTTGTACGCCCATGTCCAGTATTCCGGCATAGCCGAAAACCGATAGAACGATGGCCCACAAACCGTACTGTGAATCACCGACAACCCTGATGATCATCGGCGTCAGAATGAAGACCACGCCGAAGTTCACCAGGAAGCGCAGCAGGTTCCAGATCGTGTTGCGCCCGATCAGCGAGTGCAGGGATGTAGGCGTCATTGTGCGCTCCCGGCAATCGCCGCGTAGAGTGATTCATGTGCGGCCACGCACTGATCGAGTGAGTAGCCTTCCGCCTTTCTCCTGCCGGATTGGCCAGTGGTGTTGCGCAGGGACGCATCGGCCGCAAACCGCGCAATGGCATTTGCCAATCCGCTGTAATCCCCGGCCGGAACAAGGCTGCCGGTAACGCCGTCGACAATGGTCTCCCCCACGCCGCCTACATTGGTGGCCACCACGGGCAGGCCGGCCGCCATGTACTCGATCACGGCGTTGGACATGCTCTCCGAGTCGGAGCAGAGCACGCCAATATCGAGGCCCGGCAGCATTGCCGGGACGTTCTCGCACCGTCCGTGGAACCGGATCACGCCATCCAGCGCGCGTTCCCGCACCAGAGCTTCCAGCTTCTCCCGCTCGTCGCCGTCGCCGAACAGATGGAAGCGGGCATTAGGGTGGCGGCCCCGGACGATGGCCGCTGCCTCGATCAGCAGGTCGTGGCGTTTTATCGGTCTTAGATTGGCGACGATTCCGACGCTGATTTCGTCGCGTGACATGCCCAGGGCCTGTCGCGTGCTCTCCCTGTCGCCATTCATTGGCCAGGGAAACTTCGAGAGGTCGAGACCGTTGGGGATGATCCGAATGCGTTCCGGGGCAATCCCCTCGTCGCGCACCATCTTGTCCATGGTGCTCCGCGAGTTGGCGATGAATGCCGTGGTCAAGCGGTTGAGGATGGGCTGAAGCCGTTTATCCAAGCCGGTTTGCCAATACCCTTGGTTTCGGCGCGTTGCGATGACAGGCACTTTGCCGGCCAGGCGAGAAGCGCACACACTGGCGATGGTGGAGTCGCGGAAGTGGGTTTGAACCACGTCTATTCTTCTACCGCGCAGAAACCCGGAGAACTTGCCAATGCCGGCGATACTGGCAGGGTGTTTGAAACCTCGTATGCTCACGTTGTAGACAGGGCAGGGCAACACGCTCTGCTCGATCCAGTCAGATGGGCGAAGCACGCAGAGCACCGGCGCAAAACGGGTGCGGTCGAGTCGCTCCAGCAGGTGCAGAAGCTGGCGCTCCGTGCCGGCAGTGGCCGACTCGATGGTGTCGATGACAAAGGCGATGTGGATCACTGGTTTGCCTCCGCCGGGTGCACCGGGTATAACGCGCGGAGCCGGGCCAGGGCCGTGCGGACCATGCCCGTGACGAATCCCATGCCGAGCCCGAAATGGATGGTGAACAGGATGGTGGGCAACCACAGCAGGTGTCGCCAACCATGCACACAAGCGATGGCTGTGGACTGCCCCAGCACCAGTGCTATGTAGGCCGCCATGAGCATGGCGAGGAGAACGGCCGGAGCGATCGGTCCGCCGGCAATTGAGACCAGCAGGGAAGCGAGCAGCAGGCATACTTCCAGGAAAAACGCCGGCGGCACGAGAGTCTGTACGCCCAGCGTCCGGGGATGCTTGCAGAAAAGCCGCCAGCGTCCGTAGCCGTAGCGTCGCATCTGGCGCAGCAGGTCGAGAAGAGACTCGCGAGGGTAGTAGCGAACAGTGAGTCGCGGGCTGGTGTAGCAGGTGAGCCCGGCGCGCTCGACCCGGTAATTGAACTCCACATCCTCACAGGCATCAAAGGATTCATCCACGAATCCGACGTGGTCGAATACTTCGCGGCGATAGGCGGCGCCGTTGCTTTGTGGGCTGGCAAAGCCTTCATGCTGGCCGTAGATGAGAGAGTTGCCGGCGTGGCCAATGCGGGAGGCTCGCGCCAGGGCCACAGCGTGCTGAAATGGTGTGAGGCCGGGAGGATCGAGCGGTTGCGGCCGGCCCAGGCAGTGGGCGCCGCTTTCGGAAAAGCAGCGGGCGGTTTCCGAGAGAAGGTCCGCACTTGGGATGTGGCAGTGGCCATCGATAACCAGGAAGACGTCGCCCTTGCCCTGTCTGAACCCGATATTTCGTCCGGCTGCGGAGAGCCCGCGCGGATTGTTGAGAAGCTGTACACGGCCATCCGCCGAGGCGATGCGCTGGACGATCGTCTGCGTGCCGTCATCACTGCCGCCATCGACCACGAGGATCTCGAACTGTTCATGCGGATAGTCCTGGCTCAGGAGGCTGCGCAGGGTGAACGCAATGAATGTTGCTTCATTGCGCACTGGCATGACTATGGTGATGAATGGAAGTGGAAACATCATGTCGACTGAAGATTTCTAATGGTTCGTGCAGGGTTCCCCGCAATGACATCATAATCCCCAAAGGGCTTGGTGATGACTGCTCCAGCTCCTACTATACATTGCTGCCCAAGATCGGCCATGACGATTGAATGATTACCAAGCCAGCAGTTTTCTCCGATAATAGTTTCGGTAAATTGCCCCTTGATATTCTGGATGGGCATGCCAAGCTCTATATGATGTTGGTTTTTTCCACTAAGAATGGAAACTTGACTTCCAATAGTTGTGAGCCTTCCGATTTTTGACATCCCGATAATCGTGTATGCTCCGATGTAAACATGATCACCAACTGAAGCTTCTGGATGAGAAAAGTAACTTCCGAAATCAATGTGTATCATATCTCCATAGCTAGATAACGTTCTCTTGTAATATGCAGATCGAAGATAGCTCCCAATAGTGCTTGGAATAAACGATAATAATTGAGCGAACGTGATGAATACAGACTCTTTCCTTGTTGTAGTATACGCTATAACTAATGGGAAAGTCGCAATTGATGAGATGATGCGGGCGAATATTTTCAAAGCTCTTTTCATGTGAGGTCCTTCATGGAGAACAGGTGTTATGGTCGAGCTTTTTCTGCTGTCCGCGAGGAAAACAGCGCATGCAGCAGGTTCATCCACTGTCTCGTCTGCCCGTCGAAGCTGAAGTCGCGTTGCACGCGGGCATAGCCGTGAGCGCCCATTCGCTCGCGGAGCTCAGGATCGTTCGCCAGCTCGAGAATATGCTTGGCCAGCCCCTCCATGTCGTTCGGTTCCACAACGAAGCCGTTTTCTTTGTGGCAGACGACCTCGGGGCAGCCGCCCACACGCGTCACCACAGCAGGTTTGCGGCAGGCAAACGCCTCCAGCACCACGTTGGGCAGCCCTTCCGTGTGCGAGGGTAGGGCGAAGATGTCGATGTGATGCAGCATGGCCAGTAGGTCCGGTCTGAACCCCGGCAGAAGGAAGCGGTCTTGCAACCCCACGTCTTGGATTCGTTTTTCGAGGGCCGGCCGCAGCGCTCCTTCGCCGAACACCACGAAGTAGGCGTCGGGGTTGGCGCTGCACACATGTCTGGCCGCCTCCATCAGCCCGATGTGGTTCTTTTCCGGCGACAGACGCCCAGCGCTGGCAATGATGACCGCCTCTTCCGGCAGCTCCAGCAGCGTATGCAACGATTCCGTCGACGGCGCCGGGATAGTGTCCAGAGCGATGCCGTTGCGGATGGTGGTGATCTTGTCCTTCCTGACGCCCAGGTCGAGGAGCTTGCTGCGCTGGCCGTCCGATACCGCCACCACGTGGTCCGCGAACCGCAGGAAGAGCT from Oceanidesulfovibrio marinus includes:
- a CDS encoding O-antigen ligase family protein — translated: MSPMAMANIVSGYLFLYIFRPYEFWSALGSFHLERIYMIILVLCALVYNRKRFTMTAAHMWLLFFFLVLIFSSALSSHSQVAFESTWKYSKSLIFYVVLVSTIHEPRQIRRIALAFLGTMLLYVGKSANEYFFHGRYMYRMGIARMYGIDSTNGDPNSFAASICYSLPFVWAFAGRQRLAFRWQRLALLGYALLAPIAILFTGSRSGLVTGLLFLVMISLKAKRKFAMVLLAVIVVIGGWQFTPHKHRLRFLSIIDPSVAPAAESAESSAEGRIKGLLHGIDLFTSHPLFGVGPNNTTFTLNGFQAHNLYGQILGELGGLGAFAYFAFVTCTWLTLRRNTRKLRALQTYNTASGTSPPDFDMLSRLCKASSMALIMLLFNGNFGHNMFRFNWLFSSFFAVSIAQLLVYAKASLRRHIINEEQKRLPSTVASLGMSIHQF
- a CDS encoding lipopolysaccharide biosynthesis protein — its product is MTPTSLHSLIGRNTIWNLLRFLVNFGVVFILTPMIIRVVGDSQYGLWAIVLSVFGYAGILDMGVQQATMKLVAHYKGREDTDRLNSIASTAVVFFVLLGIGTFMCCWFVLPHFMHYIVSKPEEMNVAIPLLRLIGVNAIFVFCSNVFIGITLGLQQYHLRGKLDICIGLTRLVATWVLLKAGFGLLGLAWLKLGLDASVALALALTCHAVHSGFRVSPMLIGRESIHEISRFGFGIFTASTATRLNETAMPLAVSMLLTTTWTAYFTVAKRLSAYAQELIYALSSSFMPLFSELAARGEKDAIKEVYLQYSRYLLLVTGPIYIMLLFLGPMFLKLWIDPTYAELAGPVVMILALQMAVNGVQPLFGRIILGSGSLAFFVRTNACTSIAALMLGVALIPALGIVGPALAGLVSAICQQGLYLYRLESQVDIPLRRLITSCHLRVLFPLTVFAAVLWWLSQVPSVPSYTTLFAATAGAFALYAPLAWALSLNRHERAFASQLIRKRLRLKPAAPEPAMEVRR
- a CDS encoding glycosyltransferase gives rise to the protein MIHIAFVIDTIESATAGTERQLLHLLERLDRTRFAPVLCVLRPSDWIEQSVLPCPVYNVSIRGFKHPASIAGIGKFSGFLRGRRIDVVQTHFRDSTIASVCASRLAGKVPVIATRRNQGYWQTGLDKRLQPILNRLTTAFIANSRSTMDKMVRDEGIAPERIRIIPNGLDLSKFPWPMNGDRESTRQALGMSRDEISVGIVANLRPIKRHDLLIEAAAIVRGRHPNARFHLFGDGDEREKLEALVRERALDGVIRFHGRCENVPAMLPGLDIGVLCSDSESMSNAVIEYMAAGLPVVATNVGGVGETIVDGVTGSLVPAGDYSGLANAIARFAADASLRNTTGQSGRRKAEGYSLDQCVAAHESLYAAIAGSAQ
- a CDS encoding glycosyltransferase family 2 protein — encoded protein: MMFPLPFITIVMPVRNEATFIAFTLRSLLSQDYPHEQFEILVVDGGSDDGTQTIVQRIASADGRVQLLNNPRGLSAAGRNIGFRQGKGDVFLVIDGHCHIPSADLLSETARCFSESGAHCLGRPQPLDPPGLTPFQHAVALARASRIGHAGNSLIYGQHEGFASPQSNGAAYRREVFDHVGFVDESFDACEDVEFNYRVERAGLTCYTSPRLTVRYYPRESLLDLLRQMRRYGYGRWRLFCKHPRTLGVQTLVPPAFFLEVCLLLASLLVSIAGGPIAPAVLLAMLMAAYIALVLGQSTAIACVHGWRHLLWLPTILFTIHFGLGMGFVTGMVRTALARLRALYPVHPAEANQ
- a CDS encoding acyltransferase; translated protein: MKRALKIFARIISSIATFPLVIAYTTTRKESVFITFAQLLSFIPSTIGSYLRSAYYKRTLSSYGDMIHIDFGSYFSHPEASVGDHVYIGAYTIIGMSKIGRLTTIGSQVSILSGKNQHHIELGMPIQNIKGQFTETIIGENCWLGNHSIVMADLGQQCIVGAGAVITKPFGDYDVIAGNPARTIRNLQST
- a CDS encoding glycosyltransferase, whose product is MQQPSILHLRASNFIGGPERQILEHFRHASGNGFRLILGTFPGNGGPCPLASRAADSGYAMQTIHSKFAFDPSVLPRIRTIIRQENVKLLVTHGYKPNVLGRIAGWLTGTPTIAVSRGWTWESRRIRLYESVDKLFLRFADHVVAVSDGQRSKLLDLGVRKDKITTIRNGIALDTIPAPSTESLHTLLELPEEAVIIASAGRLSPEKNHIGLMEAARHVCSANPDAYFVVFGEGALRPALEKRIQDVGLQDRFLLPGFRPDLLAMLHHIDIFALPSHTEGLPNVVLEAFACRKPAVVTRVGGCPEVVCHKENGFVVEPNDMEGLAKHILELANDPELRERMGAHGYARVQRDFSFDGQTRQWMNLLHALFSSRTAEKARP